The following are from one region of the Salvia hispanica cultivar TCC Black 2014 chromosome 1, UniMelb_Shisp_WGS_1.0, whole genome shotgun sequence genome:
- the LOC125205427 gene encoding probable dolichyl pyrophosphate Glc1Man9GlcNAc2 alpha-1,3-glucosyltransferase isoform X2, with the protein MTKPPTNSGVVWWPALVAAAVKLLLIPAYHSTDFEVHRHWLALTHSLPLSRWYSDTTSQWTLDYPPFFAYFEKFLSIFAARVDPTITDLHRGLNYASSSVILFQRFSVVLSDLVLVYSAHRLTRSRNFRALERLLISALVIWSPGLLIVDHMHFQYNGFLLGILLLSISFMEEGRDLIGGFIFAVLLCFKHLFAVAAPVYFVYLFRHYCRGGLVKGFGRLVLMGSAVVAVFAAAYGPFWYYGQIQEVLQRMFPFGRGLCHAYWAPNFWVFYIMLDKALGFLFTRLGFSIKAPTASFTGGLVGDSSPFSVLPTITPLITFITVLLAISPCLIKAWRNPQPRMISRWVSYAYTCGFLFGWHVHEKASLHFVIPLALTSLKSVEDAKHYFFLSIGCFSSLIDIPLLINEDGKRTARNSHPKRSQQFQYPATRCSLFCLKHKNIQLKSCCCFYMVY; encoded by the exons ATGACGAAACCCCCAACCAACAGTGGCGTTGTGTGGTGGCCGGCcctcgtcgccgccgccgtcaAACTCCTCCTCATCCCGGCCTACCACAGCACCGATTTCGAGGTCCACCGCCACTGGCTCGCCCTCACGCATTCCCTCCCCCTCTCCCGCTGGTACTCCGACACCACCAGCCAATGGACCCTCGATTACCCCCCTTTCTTCGCCTACTTCGAGAAATTCCTCTCCATCTTCGCCGCCAGAGTCGATCCGACCATCACCGACCTCCACCGCGGCCTCAATTACGCCTCCTCCTCGGTGATCCTCTTCCAGCGCTTCTCTGTCGTGCTCTCCGATCTCGTTCTCGTCTACTCCGCCCACAGATTGACTAGGAGCAGGAATTTTAGGGCTTTAGAGAGGCTTTTGATCTCGGCGTTGGTTATTTGGTCGCCGGGGTTGTTGATCGTGGATCATATGCATTTTCAGTACAATGGATTTCTGTTGGGGATATTGCTGCTATCTATTTCGTTTATGGAGGAAGGGAGGGATTTGATTGGGGGTTTCATTTTCGCGGTTTTGCTATGTTTTAAGCATTTGTTCGCGGTGGCTGCGCcggtgtattttgtgtatttgttTAGGCATTATTGTAGGGGTGGATTGGTCAAGGGATTTGGGAGGTTGGTGCTTATGGGTTCCGCAGTCGTGGCGGTCTTTGCCGCAGCCTATGGGCCGTTTTGGTACTATGGACAG ATACAAGAAGTTCTCCAACGCATGTTTCCTTTTGGCAGGGGACTCTGCCATGCTTACTGGGCTCCAAACTTCTGGGTATTCTATATAATGTTGGATAAGGCTTTAGGATTTTTGTTTACACGACTAGGTTTCAGTATCAAAGCCCCTACAGCCTCATTCACTGGTGGCCTTGTTGGAGATTCCTCGCCTTTCTCCGTTCTACCCACG ATCACCCCTCTTATTACGTTCATCACAGTTCTCTTGGCAATCTCTCCATGTCTGATAAAGGCATGGAGGAATCCCCAACCAAGGATGATATCTAGGTGGGTATCATACGCTTATACATGTGGCTTCCTGTTTGGGTGGCATGTCCATGAAAAGGCGTCACTTCACTTTGTGATTCCACTTGCTTTGACATCCTTGAAAAGTGTGGAAGATGCCAAGCATTACTTCTTTTTATCCATAG GCTGCTTTAGTTCACTCATAGATATCCCACTTCTGATAAATGAAGATGGAAAAAGAACAGCAAGAAACTCTCATCCGAAGAGGTCACAACAATTTCAA TATCCTGCTACTCGCTGTTCCCTCTTCTGTTTGAAGCACAAGAATATCCAATTAAAGTCGTGTTGCTGCTTCTACATGGTGTACTAA
- the LOC125205427 gene encoding probable dolichyl pyrophosphate Glc1Man9GlcNAc2 alpha-1,3-glucosyltransferase isoform X1, whose product MTKPPTNSGVVWWPALVAAAVKLLLIPAYHSTDFEVHRHWLALTHSLPLSRWYSDTTSQWTLDYPPFFAYFEKFLSIFAARVDPTITDLHRGLNYASSSVILFQRFSVVLSDLVLVYSAHRLTRSRNFRALERLLISALVIWSPGLLIVDHMHFQYNGFLLGILLLSISFMEEGRDLIGGFIFAVLLCFKHLFAVAAPVYFVYLFRHYCRGGLVKGFGRLVLMGSAVVAVFAAAYGPFWYYGQIQEVLQRMFPFGRGLCHAYWAPNFWVFYIMLDKALGFLFTRLGFSIKAPTASFTGGLVGDSSPFSVLPTITPLITFITVLLAISPCLIKAWRNPQPRMISRWVSYAYTCGFLFGWHVHEKASLHFVIPLALTSLKSVEDAKHYFFLSIVSCYSLFPLLFEAQEYPIKVVLLLLHGVLMLYGFSARFPETSAMRDPAVKGGDNKSETNAFRIGWFGKSYLIGLVAVEVWGQFLHPIIFGDALPFLPLMMISIYCALGMLYSWIWQLTQIVLTN is encoded by the exons ATGACGAAACCCCCAACCAACAGTGGCGTTGTGTGGTGGCCGGCcctcgtcgccgccgccgtcaAACTCCTCCTCATCCCGGCCTACCACAGCACCGATTTCGAGGTCCACCGCCACTGGCTCGCCCTCACGCATTCCCTCCCCCTCTCCCGCTGGTACTCCGACACCACCAGCCAATGGACCCTCGATTACCCCCCTTTCTTCGCCTACTTCGAGAAATTCCTCTCCATCTTCGCCGCCAGAGTCGATCCGACCATCACCGACCTCCACCGCGGCCTCAATTACGCCTCCTCCTCGGTGATCCTCTTCCAGCGCTTCTCTGTCGTGCTCTCCGATCTCGTTCTCGTCTACTCCGCCCACAGATTGACTAGGAGCAGGAATTTTAGGGCTTTAGAGAGGCTTTTGATCTCGGCGTTGGTTATTTGGTCGCCGGGGTTGTTGATCGTGGATCATATGCATTTTCAGTACAATGGATTTCTGTTGGGGATATTGCTGCTATCTATTTCGTTTATGGAGGAAGGGAGGGATTTGATTGGGGGTTTCATTTTCGCGGTTTTGCTATGTTTTAAGCATTTGTTCGCGGTGGCTGCGCcggtgtattttgtgtatttgttTAGGCATTATTGTAGGGGTGGATTGGTCAAGGGATTTGGGAGGTTGGTGCTTATGGGTTCCGCAGTCGTGGCGGTCTTTGCCGCAGCCTATGGGCCGTTTTGGTACTATGGACAG ATACAAGAAGTTCTCCAACGCATGTTTCCTTTTGGCAGGGGACTCTGCCATGCTTACTGGGCTCCAAACTTCTGGGTATTCTATATAATGTTGGATAAGGCTTTAGGATTTTTGTTTACACGACTAGGTTTCAGTATCAAAGCCCCTACAGCCTCATTCACTGGTGGCCTTGTTGGAGATTCCTCGCCTTTCTCCGTTCTACCCACG ATCACCCCTCTTATTACGTTCATCACAGTTCTCTTGGCAATCTCTCCATGTCTGATAAAGGCATGGAGGAATCCCCAACCAAGGATGATATCTAGGTGGGTATCATACGCTTATACATGTGGCTTCCTGTTTGGGTGGCATGTCCATGAAAAGGCGTCACTTCACTTTGTGATTCCACTTGCTTTGACATCCTTGAAAAGTGTGGAAGATGCCAAGCATTACTTCTTTTTATCCATAG TATCCTGCTACTCGCTGTTCCCTCTTCTGTTTGAAGCACAAGAATATCCAATTAAAGTCGTGTTGCTGCTTCTACATGGTGTACTAATGCTGTATGGATTTTCTGCGCGTTTTCCCGAGACAAGCGCCATGAGAGACCCTGCTGTGAAGGGAGGTGATAACAAATCGGAAACTAATGCTTTCCGTATTGGGTGGTTCGGAAAATCTTACCTGATCGGCTTAGTAGCGGTGGAGGTATGGGGACAATTTCTGCATCCCATCATTTTTGGTGATGCCCTTCCTTTTCTACCTCTTATGATGATTTCCATATACTGCGCACTTGGGATGTTGTACTCTTGGATTTGGCAACTAACACAGATTGTTTTGACCAATTAG